A stretch of the Malus domestica chromosome 08, GDT2T_hap1 genome encodes the following:
- the LOC103441653 gene encoding glucose-6-phosphate isomerase 1, chloroplastic-like — MASISGIYSASPTIKRQLKPASLLRKDFVSVSVAFPARVKSADRGFSLSVAREVSAELAKTDGAPSKMKELVKDPHALWRRYVDWLYQHKELGLFLDVSRVGFTDEFVSEMEPRFQAAFKAMEELEKGAIANPDEGRMVGHYWLRNPKLAPNSFLRLQIENTLEALLKFSNDVVSGKIKPPSSPEGRFTQVLSVGIGGSALGPQFVAEALAPDNPPLKIRFIDNTDPAGIDHQIAQLGPELASTLVIVISKSGGTPETRNGLLEVQKAFREAGLNFAKQGVAITQEKSLLDNTARIEGWLARFPMFDWVGGRTSEMSAVGLLPAALQGIDIEEMLAGGHLMDEANRTTVLRNNPAALLALCWYWASDGVGSKDMVVLPYKDSLLLFSRYLQQLVMESIGKEFDLNGNRVNQGLTVYGNKGSTDQHAYIQQLRDGVHNFFVTFIEVLRDRPPGHDWELEPGVTCGDYLFGMLQGTRSALYSNERESITVTVEEVTPRSVGALIALYERAVGIYASLVNINAYHQPGVEAGKKAAGEVLALQKRVLAVLNEASCKDPVEPLTLEEVADRCHAIEDIEMIYKIIAHMAANDRAIIAEGNCGSPRSIKVFLGECNVDALYG; from the exons ATGGCTTCAATCTCCGGCATTTACTCTGCTTCTCCGACGATCAAGCGCCAGCTGAAACCGGCGAGTTTGCTGCGGAAGGACTTCGTATCGGTTTCGGTTGCGTTTCCGGCCCGGGTCAAATCGGCGGATCGGGGCTTTTCTCTATCCGTGGCTAGGGAGGTCTCGGCGGAGTTAGCGAAGACCGATGGGGCTCCGAGTAAGATGAAGGAGCTGGTGAAGGACCCGCATGCGCTGTGGCGGAGGTACGTTGACTGGCTGTACCAGCACAAGGAGCTCGGGTTGTTTCTGGATGTGAGTCGGGTCGGGTTCACCGACGAGTTCGTTTCTGAAATGGAGCCCCGGTTCCAGGCGGCGTTCAAGGCTATGGAGGAGCTGGAGAAAGGCGCGATTGCTAATCCCGATGAGGGCCGCATGGTCGGCCATTACTGGCTCCGTAATCCTAAGCTTGCCCCCAACTCGTTCCTCAGGTTGCAGATTGAGAACACACTCGAGGCGCTGCTTAAGTTCTCAAACGACGTCGTCAGCGGTAAG ATTAAGCCGCCATCTTCGCCGGAAGGGCGGTTTACTCAGGTGCTTTCAGTTGGAATTGGAGGTTCAGCACTTGGACCACAGTTCGTTGCTGAGGCATTAGCTCCTGATAACCCTCCTCTTAAG ATAAGATTTATTGACAATACCGATCCAGCGGGAATTGATCATCAGATTGCACAGCTTGGTCCTGAGTTGGCTTCTACACTTGTCATTGTGATTTCAAAG aGTGGAGGTACTCCTGAAACGAGAAATGGGTTACTGGAAGTACAGAAGGCCTTCCGTGAGGCTGGCCTGAATTTTGCAAAACAG GGTGTTGCTATAACTCAAGAAAAATCATTATTGGACAACACCGCCAGAATTGAAGGATGGTTAGCTAGATTCCCCATGTTTGACTGGGTTGGTGGCAGAACATCTGAAATGTCTGCAGTTGGTCTTCTTCCGGCAGCACTGCAG GGAATTGATATTGAAGAAATGCTTGCTGGCGGACACTTGATGGATGAGGCAAACAGAACCACTGTT CTTAGGAATAACCCGGCTGCGTTGCTTGCTTTATGCTGGTATTGGGCTTCTGACGGTGTGGGATCAAAG GATATGGTTGTTCTTCCTTACAAGGACAGCCTATTATTATTTAGTCGGTATTTGCAACAGCTGGTCATGGAATCTATTGGGAAGGAATTTGACCTTAATGGTAATCGG GTGAATCAAGGACTTACTGTCTATGGAAATAAAGGGAGCACGGATCAGCATGC CTACATTCAACAACTGAGAGATGGTGTGCACAATTTCTTTGTGACATTCATCGAAGTACTACGTGATAGGCCCCCAGGTCATGATTGGGAGCTTGAACCTGGCGTCACATGTGGTGACTACCTGTTTGGAATGCTGCAG GGAACAAGGTCGGCTCTTTATTCAAACGAGCGGGAGTCAATTACAGTTACAGTGGAAGAAGTGACACCAAGATCTGTGGGTGCTCTCATTGCACTTTATGAGAGAGCAGTCGGGATATATGCTTCACTTGTAAACATTAACGCCTACCATCAACCTG GTGTTGAAGCTGGGAAAAAAGCAGCTGGAGAAGTATTAGCCCTTCAGAAGCGGGTTTTAGCAGTACTCAATGAGGCCAG CTGCAAGGATCCTGTTGAACCGTTGACGCTTGAAGAAGTAGCTGACCGGTGTCATGCTATTGAAGAT ATTGAAATGATCTACAAGATCATTGCTCACATGGCTGCCAACGACAGAGCAATCATCGCTGAAGGCAACTGCGGTTCACCACGAAGCATCAAAGTTTTCCTCGGAGAGTGCAACGTGGATGCCTTGTACGGTTAA
- the LOC103410905 gene encoding uncharacterized protein: MFTEGLDRSALRWVREKEEVPFSGSNLRSRIDPITRIRSGSGGRGFGLPPPSKFRSGHLPSNAIPVQTIPVDGDESGSASDNDRTTDSEDGIYGGRYSLDSSPQDERVPNAAAYRYGKPSQGPPNYGSDYTYSDVSSSMDTVVGRHKPVAERLVKGARKYPVAQNGYTEDESSDSAASSEFSTSQAGGSIKSGLSHNKAYASEGYASSAPSRRNLESAAEKNLNSRNLQSKMFSDEEVPSAPPFCGVTQEIKQDDAKSPNRVHRTPHATSSSEFKTTTGKTQDSLTGNGNLEQFARTTTSSEAAAPSCPARLPTFYASALGPWHGFIAYEACVRLCLHAWAMECMEAPMFLENECAFLRDAFSLRQVLLQSEEELLAKQTSELASEKAAPKPKKIVGKMKVQVRRIKMGLDPPTGCSISALRPPVIKLESIRYHLSSFQSTLASGWQALRNIRVAPRVPSNGSFSRQSLAYVHAGTQYIKQVSGLLKTGVTSLRDSSSSYEVVHETYSCLLRLKSSTEEDAIKMQPGSGETHVFFPDSLGDDLIVEVLDSKGKHFGRVIVQVATIVDDPADKQRWFSVYSEPEHELVGKMQLSTYYSTSSDDNPKCGSVAETVAYDLVLEAAMKVQHFQQRNLVLHGPWKWLLTEFATYYGVSDVYTKLRYLSYVMDVATPTADCLNLVYDLLRPVLMKGHNKSMLSHQENRILGETKDQIQQTLALLFENYKSLDESSLSGIMEVFQPATGRAAPALEPAVKLYTLLHDILSPEVQTALCHHFQVAARKRSRRHLAETDEYITSNTDGILIDTLSMATAYQKMKSLCLNIRNEIRTDIEIHNQHILPSFVDLPHLSSSIYSTELCSRLRAFLIACPPTGPSSPVGDLVIATADFQRDLSSWNIGHIKGGVDAKELFHLYIMLWIQNKRGSLLEACKLDKVKWSGVRTQHSTTPFVDEMYDRLRGTLSDYEIIISRWPEYACVLENAIADIEKVIIESLDKQYADVLSPLKENLAPKKFGLKYVQKLAKRSVSAYTVPEELGILLNSLKRMLDVLRPQVEVHFKSWGSCIPGGGNTVPGERLSEVTVMLRAKLKNYIQAVVEKLAENSKLQSATKLKKILQDSKETVVESDVRSRMQLLKDQLTTTVNHLHTVFGTHVFIAICRGYWDRMGQDVLSFLENRKENKSWYKGSRIAVSILDDTFASQMQQLLGNALQEKDLEPPRSIMEVRSMLCKDAANNKDNTYYF, encoded by the exons ATGTTCACTGAAGGACTTGATAGGAGCGCCCTTCGTTGGGTTAGAGAG AAGGAGGAAGTTCCATTTTCGGGTTCTAATTTGAGGAGTAGAATTGATCCGATTACGCGCATTCGCAGTGGTAGTGGTGGCAGGGGGTTTGGACTCCCCCCTCCGTCTAAATTTAGAAGTGGGCACTTGCCCTCCAATGCCATACCAGTTCAGACAATTCCAGTTGATGGGGATGAGAGTGGGTCTGCTTCTGACAATGATAGAACCACTGATTCCGAAGATGGAATATATGGAGGCAGGTACTCGCTGGATTCATCACCGCAAGATGAGAGGGTTCCTAATGCTGCTGCTTATAGGTATGGGAAGCCGTCGCAAGGGCCACCTAATTATGGCAGTGATTATACTTACTCAGACGTCAGTTCCTCGATGGACACTGTTGTGGGGAGACATAAACCTGTGGCAGAGAGGTTGGTGAAGGGAGCGAGGAAGTATCCAGTTGCGCAGAATGGTTATACTGAGGATGAGTCATCTGATTCGGCTGCGAGCTCAGagttttctacttcacaagcAGGAGGAAGCATCAAGAGTGGGTTGTCACATAATAAAGCTTATGCTTCTGAGGGATATGCCTCAAGCGCACCTTCACGTAGGAACTTGGAAAGTGCTGCTGAAAAG AATTTGAATTCCAGGAACCTGCAGAGTAAAATGTTTTCCGATGAAGAGGTTCCCAGTGCACCACCCTTTTGTGGTGTAACTCAGGAAATTAAACAGGATGATGCGAAAAGTCCAAATAGAGTGCATAGGACACCGCATGCTACCTCTTCATCTGAATTCAAAACAACCACTGGTAAAACGCAGGACAGCCTTACTGGAAATGGGAATCTTGAACAGTTTGCAAG AACTACAACTAGTTCCGAAGCTGCTGCACCATCTTGTCCAGCTCGCCTCCCAACATTTTATGCAAG TGCTCTAGGGCCATGGCATGGTTTCATTGCATATGAAGCATGTGTGCGTTTGTGCCTTCATGCTTGGGCAATGGAATGCATGGAAGCCCCCATGTTCTTGGAAAATGAATGTGCTTTTCTACGAGATGCATTTAG TTTACGACAAGTGCTTTTACAATCAGAGGAAGAACTGTTGGCAAAGCAGACTTCAGAGCTTGCAAGTGAGAAAGCTGctccaaaaccaaagaaaattgtTGGCAAGATGAAAGTGCAAG TGCGTAGAATTAAAATGGGCCTGGACCCACCTACTGGCTGCAGTATTTCTGCTCTAAGGCCACCAGTAATCAAACTGGAATCAATTCGTTATCATCTCTCCAGCTTCCAGTCTACACTTGCTTCTGGATGGCAAGCCCTTAGAAATATTCGAGTTGCACCTCGTGTACCTTCAAATGGTTCTTTTTCACGTCAAAGCTTGGCGTATGTGCATGCTGGTACTCAGTATATAAAACAGGTGTCTGGACTCCTGAAAACTGGTGTAACAAGTCTACGCGACAGTTCGTCCTCATATGAAGTTGTGCATG AAACGTACTCTTGTTTGTTAAGACTGAAAAGTTCAACTGAAGAAGATGCGATCAAGATGCAACCTGGATCCGGTGAAACTCATGTCTT CTTTCCAGATAGTTTGGGAGATGATCTAATAGTCGAAGTCCTTGATTCGAAGGGAAAGCATTTCGGTAGAGTCATTGTTCAAGTGGCAACTATTGTGGATGACCCA GCTGACAAGCAACGGTGGTTCTCTGTCTATAGTGAACCAGAACACGAACTTGTGGGAAAGATGCAGCTATCTACATATTATTCAACAAGTTCAGATGACAATCCCAAG TGTGGCTCTGTTGCAGAAACAGTTGCATATGACCTTGTTTTAGAAGCTGCTATGAAGGTTCAGCATTTTCAACAAAGGAATCTAGTGTTGCATGGTCCATGGAAATGGCTTTTAACTGAGTTTGCAACATATTACGGTGTTTCCGATGTATACACCAAGCTGAG GTATCTCTCTTATGTTATGGATGTAGCTACACCAACAGCTGATTGCCTCAACTTGGTGTACGATTTGCTAAGGCCTGTTTTGATGAAAGGCCACAACAAGAGCATGTTGAGTCACCAAGAG AACCGAATCTTAGGAGAAACTAAAGATCAAATTCAACAAACTCTTGCTTTACTTTTTGAGAATTACAAGTCCTTGGATGAGTCATCGCTCTCAGGAATTATGGAGGTCTTTCAACCTGCAACAGGGCGTGCTGCACCTGCATTGGAGCCTGCTGTCAAACTTTACACACTTCTTCATGATATCTTGTCTCCCGAGGTGCAAACTGCTTTATGCCACCATTTCCAG GTTGCTGCAAGAAAGAGATCACGGAGGCATTTAGCTGAGACTGATGAATATATTACCAGCAACACTGATGGAATTTTGATTGATACTTTAAGTATGGCAACTGCTTACCAGAAAATGAAATCTCTGTGCCTTAACATTAGGAATGAAATCCGCACTGATATTGAGATCCATAATCAGCATATACTCCCCAG TTTCGTAGACCTCCCACATCTGTCATCATCAATATACAGCACAGAGCTCTGCAGTAGATTGCGTGCTTTCCTCATTGCTTGCCCCCCAACGGGTCCTTCATCCCCCGTAGGAGACCTTGTTATAGCCACAGCAGATTTCCAAAGAGACCTTTCCAGTTGGAACATCGG TCATATTAAAGGTGGAGTTGATGCAAAAGAATTGTTCCACCTCTATATTATGCTATGGATTCAAAATAAGCGTGGGTCGTTGCTCGAAGCATGCAAATTAGACAAG GTAAAGTGGTCAGGAGTTAGGACACAGCATTCCACGACTCCTTTTGTGGATGAAATGTATGATCGTCTGAGAGGAACTTTGAGTGACTATGAGATCATCATTTCCAGATGGCCTGAATATGCGTGCGTTCTAGAGAAT GCTATTGCTGATATTGAGAAGGTGATCATAGAATCCCTAGACAAGCAGTATGCCGACGTCCTGTCACCATTAAAGGAAAATTTAGCCCCAAAGAAATTTGGCCTCAAGTATGTTCAGAAACTGGCCAAAAGGTCTGTGAGCGCCTATACGGTCCCTGAAGAG TTGGGAATTCTGTTGAATTCCTTAAAAAGAATGCTTGATGTCCTTCGTCCCCAAGTCGAAGTTCATTTCAAATCATGGGGTTCCTGCATTCCGGGTGGTGGGAACACAGTTCCTGGAGAGCGTCTCAGTGAAGTCACTGTAATGTTGAGAGCCAAGTTAAAAAATTACATACAAGCAGTTGTTGAAAAACTTGCGGAGAAT TCGAAGTTGCAGAGTGCTACAAAACTGAAGAAGATTCTCCAAGATTCGAAAGAAACCGTGGTAGAATCTGATGTGAGAAGTAGAATGCAGCTTCTGAAAGACCAGCTGACAACCACAGTTAATCACCTGCATACTGTGTTCGGGACTCATGTCTTCATTGCAATTTGTCGAGGTTATTGGGACCGAATGGGACAG GATGTTCTGAGTTTCTTAGAGAAccgaaaagaaaacaaatcatggTACAAGGGTTCGCGTATTGCTGTCTCT ATTCTGGATGATACATTTGCATCACAGATGCAGCAGTTGTTGGGAAATGCATTGCAGGAGAAAGATCTGGAGCCTCCTAGATCAATCATGGAAGTCCGGTCGATGCTTTGCAAGGATGCGGCTAATAACAAGGACAATACCTATTACTTTTAG
- the LOC103410904 gene encoding phosphoribosylformylglycinamidine cyclo-ligase, chloroplastic/mitochondrial-like, producing MVSSLKPNTQLSHCLPTSPRPSFSTPNSAQTQLCTLPPGSHSAAFSSLSMSSSPETSQKTHVLSASKNESGESDSGYDGLTYKGAGVDIDAGAELVRRIKKMAPGIGGFGGLFPFDDKYLVAGTDGVGTKLKLAFDTGIHDTIGIDLVAMSVNDIVTSGAKPLFFLDYYATSRLDVDLAEKVVKGIVDGCQQSDCVLLGGETAEMPGFYADGEYDLSGFAVGVVEKDAVIDGKNIVAGDVLVGLASSGVHSNGFSLVRRVLAHRGLSLKDQLPGEDITLGEALMVPTVIYVKQVLDIISKGGVKGIAHITGGGFTDNIPRVFPKGLGAVIYNGSWEVPAVFKWIQEAGRIEEAEMMRTFNMGVGMVLVVSREAAHRILEDANGANKAYRIGEVVRGEGVSYS from the exons ATGGTCTCCTCCTTGAAACCAAACACTCAGCTCTCTCACTGCTTGCCCACTTCGCCCAGACCCTCTTTCTCCACCCCCAACTCCGCCCAAACCCAACTATGCACACTCCCACCTGGGTCTCACTCCGCCGCCTTCTCCTCCCTGTCCATGTCTTCCTCCCCCGAAACTTCCCAGAAAACCCACGTGCTTTCAGCCTCCAAAAACGAGTCCGGAGAAAGTGACAGCGGGTATGACGGTCTGACGTATAAGGGCGCCGGTGTTGATATTGATGCCGGCGCGGAACTTGTTCGGCGAATTAAAAAAATGGCTCCCGGGATTGGAGGTTTTGGGGGTCTTTTCCCTTTCG ATGATAAATACCTTGTTGCCGGCACGGATGGCGTCGGGACGAAGCTTAAGCTTGCTTTCGATACTGGAATTCACGATACCATTGGTATTGATTTG GTTGCTATGAGTGTCAATGATATTGTTACTTCTGGTGCTAAGCCGTTATTTTTCCTTGATTACTATGCTACAAGCCGCCTCGATGTTGATCTTGCTGAAAAG GTTGTAAAGGGTATTGTCGATGGTTGCCAACAATCTGACTGTGTTCTTTTAGGTGGAGAG ACTGCAGAGATGCCAGGATTTTACGCAGATGGTGAGTATGACCTCAGTGGTTTTGCTGTTGGAGTTGTGGAAAAAGATGCAGTGATTGATGGGAAAAACATTGTGGCTGGAGATGTTCTCGTTGGCCTAGCCTCCAGTGGGGTTCATTCTAATGGTTTTTCTCTCGTAAGAAG GGTTCTGGCTCACAGAGGTCTTTCTCTGAAGGATCAGTTACCCGGAGAAGATATTAcattaggtgaagctttgatggtccCAACTGTGATATACGTTAAGCAG GTCCTTGACATAATCAGCAAGGGAGGTGTAAAGGGGATAGCCCACATCACAGGGGGTGGTTTCACAGACAATATACCTCGAGTGTTTCCTAAGGGCCTCGGCGCTGTCATCTATAATGGTTCTTGGGAAGTCCCCGCTGTTTTCAAATGGATCCAAGAG GCTGGAAGAATAGAAGAGGCCGAGATGATGCGAACGTTTAACATGGGTGTTGGGATGGTTCTTGTTGTGAGTCGAGAGGCAGCTCATAGAATACTTGAGGATGCAAACGGAGCAAATAAAGCTTACCGCATTGGTGAGGTTGTACGTGGTGAAGGAGTTAGTTACAGTTGA